The following proteins are encoded in a genomic region of Takifugu rubripes chromosome 21, fTakRub1.2, whole genome shotgun sequence:
- the gck gene encoding hexokinase-4 isoform X2 has translation MDKVEQILSVFKLDKKDLSEVMKRMQHEMERGLHLDTHEEASVKMLPTYVCSTPEGSEVGDFLALDLGGTNFRVMLVKVGEDEEGSWKVLTKKQMYSIPEDAMTGTAEMLFDYIAECMSHFLDHYHMKHKKLPLGFTFSFPVRHEDIDKGILINWTKGFKASGAEGNNVVGLLRDAIKRRGDFEMDVVAMVNDTVATMISCYYEDRSCEVGMIVGTGCNVCYMEEMRTVELVEGEEGRMCVNTEWGAFGDNGELEDFRLEYDRVVDETSINPGHQLYEKLISGKYMGELVRLVLMKLVNENLLFNGEPSEILKTRGSFDTRFVSQVESDTGDRKQIYNILTSLGVLPSELDCDIVHLVCESVSTRAAHMCGAGLAGVINRMRERRSQEALVITVGVDGSVYKLHPCFRDRFHKIVRDLTPRCEITFLQSEEGSGRGAALISAVACKMAACMLMQSRAEKLQGNQPEGSKTEADDSQQP, from the exons ATGGATAAG GTAGAGCAGATCCTGTCAGTGTTCAAGCTGGACAAAAAAGACCTCAGcgaagtgatgaagaggatgcaGCATGAAATGGAGAGGGGCCTGCATTTAGACACGCACGAGGAAGCCAGCGTGAAAATGCTGCCGACGTACGTCTGTTCCACCCCTGAAGGATCAG agGTGGGCGACTTCTTGGCTTTGGATCTGGGGGGCACCAACTTCCGCGTGATGCTGGTGAAGGtgggtgaagatgaggaggggagTTGGAAGGTGCTGACCAAGAAGCAGATGTACTCCATCCCCGAAGACGCCATGACGGGCACTGCTGAAATG CTCTTCGACTACATCGCAGAGTGCATGTCCCACTTTTTGGACCATTATCACATGAAGCACAAGAAGCTTCCTCTGGGTTTCACCTTCTCTTTCCCCGTGCGACACGAGGACATCGACAAG GGAATCCTGATTAACTGGACCAAAGGCTTCAAAGCGTCCGGGGCGGAGGGGAACAATGTTGTCGGTTTACTCAGGGATGCCATCAAGAGACGTGGG GACTTTGAGATGGatgtggttgccatggtgaatgACACCGTGGCCACCATGATTTCCTGCTATTACGAGGACCGCAGCTGTGAAGTGGGCATGATCGTCG GCACCGGCTGTAACGTGTGTTacatggaggagatgaggacTGTGGAACTGGTGGAAGGCGAGGAGGGCcgcatgtgtgtgaacacagAGTGGGGGGCATTCGGGGAcaatggagagctggaggacttCAGACTGGAGTACGACAGGGTGGTGGACGAGACGTCGATTAACCCCGGACATCAGCT TTACGAGAAGCTGATCAGCGGGAAGTACATGGGCGAGCTGGTCAGACTGGTTCTGATGAAGCTGGTGAATGAAAACCTGCTGTTTAATGGAGAGCCCTCTGAGATTCTGAAGACACGTGGAAGCTTTGACACACGCTTCGTCTCTCAGGTGGAAAG TGACACTGGGGACAGGAAGCAGATCTACAATATCTTGACCTCCCTGGGCGTTCTGCCCTCAGAACTGGACTGCGACATTGTCCATCTGGTCTGTGAGAGTGTTTCCACGCGCGCCGCTCATATGTGCGGCGCAGGACTCGCCGGTGTCATCAACAGGATGCGAGAGCGGCGCAGCCAGGAGGCCCTGGTGATCACGGTGGGGGTCGATGGCTCCGTCTACAAGCTCCACCCGTG TTTCCGTGACAGGTTCCACAAAATAGTCAGGGACCTGACGCCCCGCTGTGAGATCACCTTCCTGCAGTCAGAGGAGGGGAGTGGCCGCGGAGCCGCTCTCATCTCTGCTGTTGCCTGCAAGATGGCCGCGTGCATGTTGATGCAGTCACGGGCGGAGAAGCTGCAGGGAAACCAGCCAGAGGGCTCCAAAACCGAGGCAGATGATAGTCAGCAGCCGTGA
- the gck gene encoding hexokinase-4 isoform X1: MPCVSSHSDQMVMMPAYISEVDRILQVEQILSVFKLDKKDLSEVMKRMQHEMERGLHLDTHEEASVKMLPTYVCSTPEGSEVGDFLALDLGGTNFRVMLVKVGEDEEGSWKVLTKKQMYSIPEDAMTGTAEMLFDYIAECMSHFLDHYHMKHKKLPLGFTFSFPVRHEDIDKGILINWTKGFKASGAEGNNVVGLLRDAIKRRGDFEMDVVAMVNDTVATMISCYYEDRSCEVGMIVGTGCNVCYMEEMRTVELVEGEEGRMCVNTEWGAFGDNGELEDFRLEYDRVVDETSINPGHQLYEKLISGKYMGELVRLVLMKLVNENLLFNGEPSEILKTRGSFDTRFVSQVESDTGDRKQIYNILTSLGVLPSELDCDIVHLVCESVSTRAAHMCGAGLAGVINRMRERRSQEALVITVGVDGSVYKLHPCFRDRFHKIVRDLTPRCEITFLQSEEGSGRGAALISAVACKMAACMLMQSRAEKLQGNQPEGSKTEADDSQQP, translated from the exons ATGCCGTGTGTCAGCTCTCATAGCGACCAGATGGTGATGATGCCTGCGTACATTTCTGAGGTGGACAGAATCCTCCAG GTAGAGCAGATCCTGTCAGTGTTCAAGCTGGACAAAAAAGACCTCAGcgaagtgatgaagaggatgcaGCATGAAATGGAGAGGGGCCTGCATTTAGACACGCACGAGGAAGCCAGCGTGAAAATGCTGCCGACGTACGTCTGTTCCACCCCTGAAGGATCAG agGTGGGCGACTTCTTGGCTTTGGATCTGGGGGGCACCAACTTCCGCGTGATGCTGGTGAAGGtgggtgaagatgaggaggggagTTGGAAGGTGCTGACCAAGAAGCAGATGTACTCCATCCCCGAAGACGCCATGACGGGCACTGCTGAAATG CTCTTCGACTACATCGCAGAGTGCATGTCCCACTTTTTGGACCATTATCACATGAAGCACAAGAAGCTTCCTCTGGGTTTCACCTTCTCTTTCCCCGTGCGACACGAGGACATCGACAAG GGAATCCTGATTAACTGGACCAAAGGCTTCAAAGCGTCCGGGGCGGAGGGGAACAATGTTGTCGGTTTACTCAGGGATGCCATCAAGAGACGTGGG GACTTTGAGATGGatgtggttgccatggtgaatgACACCGTGGCCACCATGATTTCCTGCTATTACGAGGACCGCAGCTGTGAAGTGGGCATGATCGTCG GCACCGGCTGTAACGTGTGTTacatggaggagatgaggacTGTGGAACTGGTGGAAGGCGAGGAGGGCcgcatgtgtgtgaacacagAGTGGGGGGCATTCGGGGAcaatggagagctggaggacttCAGACTGGAGTACGACAGGGTGGTGGACGAGACGTCGATTAACCCCGGACATCAGCT TTACGAGAAGCTGATCAGCGGGAAGTACATGGGCGAGCTGGTCAGACTGGTTCTGATGAAGCTGGTGAATGAAAACCTGCTGTTTAATGGAGAGCCCTCTGAGATTCTGAAGACACGTGGAAGCTTTGACACACGCTTCGTCTCTCAGGTGGAAAG TGACACTGGGGACAGGAAGCAGATCTACAATATCTTGACCTCCCTGGGCGTTCTGCCCTCAGAACTGGACTGCGACATTGTCCATCTGGTCTGTGAGAGTGTTTCCACGCGCGCCGCTCATATGTGCGGCGCAGGACTCGCCGGTGTCATCAACAGGATGCGAGAGCGGCGCAGCCAGGAGGCCCTGGTGATCACGGTGGGGGTCGATGGCTCCGTCTACAAGCTCCACCCGTG TTTCCGTGACAGGTTCCACAAAATAGTCAGGGACCTGACGCCCCGCTGTGAGATCACCTTCCTGCAGTCAGAGGAGGGGAGTGGCCGCGGAGCCGCTCTCATCTCTGCTGTTGCCTGCAAGATGGCCGCGTGCATGTTGATGCAGTCACGGGCGGAGAAGCTGCAGGGAAACCAGCCAGAGGGCTCCAAAACCGAGGCAGATGATAGTCAGCAGCCGTGA
- the myl7 gene encoding myosin regulatory light chain 2, atrial isoform, with amino-acid sequence MASKKASNKRQRGQKSCSNVFSMFEQSQIQEFKEAFGCIDQDRDGVIKKQDLKETYAQLGKLNVKDEELDEMLNEGKGPINFTVFLSLFGEKLNGTDPEDTILAAFKLFDPNGTGFVNKDEFRRLLMNQADKFTAEEVDQAFAVAPIDPTGNIDYKSLCYIITHGDEKEES; translated from the exons ATG gcAAGTAAGAAGGCCTCAAATAAGAGACAAAGAGGACAGAAGTCCTGCTCCAATGTCTTTTCCATGTTTGAGCAGTCCCAGATCCAGGAGTTCAAGGAG GCTTTTGGCTGCATTGACCAAGACAGAGACGGAGTAATAAAAAAACAGGACTTGAAGGAGACGTACGCACAGCTGG GGAAACTTAACGTCAAAGATGAAGAACTGGACGAGATGCTGAATGAAGGGAAGGGTCCCATTAACTTCACTGTGTTTTTGAGTCTTTTTGGGGAGAAGCTCAACG gCACTGACCCCGAAGACACCATTCTGGCTGCCTTCAAGCTTTTTGACCCGAACGGGACTGGATTTGTTAATAAGGACGA ATTTAGGCGATTGCTGATGAACCAGGCAGATAAATTTACAGCAGAAGAG GTGGATCAGGCCTTTGCTGTCGCTCCCATCGACCCGACTGGCAACATCGACTACAAGTCCCTCTGCTACATCATCACGCATGGAGACGAGAAGGAGGAATCCTAA
- the agpat9l gene encoding glycerol-3-phosphate acyltransferase 3-like, protein MEDFGAGALWALKIWLYLIIGLIMIPAMFGFSLGISETYMTVLVKTLEWATLKMQKAKADERLLKMSSSNVLIQRENGSMEKELEELRRSRPKPQDGGDFTLSDCFYFTRRGIESIVEDEVTQRFSSEELVSWNLLTRTNNNFHYISLKLTLVYGLGVFVRYCILTPLRMLLACIGLTWLVFGTTAVGFLPNSRVKSWLSEWVHVMCFRICARGLSATIRYHNPENKPRKGGICVANHTSPIDIVILCNDGGYAMVGQVHGGLMGIIQRAMVRSCPHVWFERAEMKDRHLVTKRLKDHVNDKTKLPILIFPEGTCINNTSVMMFKKGSFEIGGTIYPVAMKYNPKFGDAFWNSSKYSMVSYLLRMMTSWAIVCDVWYMPAMHQKEEEDAIQFANRVKSAIAHQGGLVDLQWDGGLKRAKVKAAFKEQQQKQYSSMVVGDDSNSNSD, encoded by the exons ATGGAGGATTTTGGGGCTGGAGCGCTTTGGGCGCTCAAGATTTGGCTTTACCTCATAATCGGCCTCATTATGATTCCAGCCATGTTTGGCTTCTCCCTGGGCATCTCCGAGACCTATATGACCGTCCTGGTTAAAACTTTAGAG TGGGCGACTCTGAAGATGCAGAAGGCGAAAGCAGATGAGCGGTTGCTTAAAATGTCCTCATCTAATG TTCTAATCCAGAGGGAGAACGGTTCTAtggagaaggagctggaagAACTCAGACGCAGTCGGCCCAAACCACAAGACGGTGGTGATTTTACATTGAGCGACTGTTTCTACTTCACCCGTAGAGGAATTGAGAGTATAGTAGAGGACGAG GTAACCCAGCGGTTCTCGTCAGAGGAGCTGGTCTCCTGGAACTTACTGACCCGGACCAACAACAACTTCCACTACATCAGCTTGAAGCTGACACTGGTGTACGGCCTCGGCGTCTTTGTGCGATACTGCATCCTCACACCGCTCAG GATGTTGCTGGCTTGCATTGGCCTCACCTGGTTGGTTTTCGGAACTACTGCGGTTGGATTCCTTCCAAACTCAAG GGTAAAGTCGTGGCTCAGCGAATGGGTCCATGTGATGTGCTTCAGGATTTGTGCCCGTGGACTCTCCGCCACCATCCGCTATCACAACCC GGAAAACAAGCCCAGAAAAGGAGGAATCTGTGTggccaatcacacctctcctaTCGACATTGTGATCCTCTGCAATGACGGAGGCTATGCTATG GTGGGTCAGGTTCATGGAGGATTGATGGGAATCATCCAGAGGGCAATGGTGAGGTCGTGTCCTCATGTCTGGTTTGAAAGAGCCGAAATGAAAGATCGCCACCTAGTGACCAAAAG GTTGAAGGATCACGTGAATGACAAGACAAAGCTTCCAATATTAATATTTCCAGAGG GAACCTGCATCAACAACACATCGGTCATGATGTTCAAAAAGGGAAGTTTTGAAATTGGAGGCACCATATACCCAGTAGCCATGAAG tataACCCAAAGTTTGGAGATGCTTTCTGGAACAGCTCCAAGTATAGCATGGTCAGTTACCTGCTAAGGATGATGACCAGCTGGGCCATCGTGTGCGACGTGTGGTACATGCCCGCTATGCATCAGAAG gaggaagaagatgctATCCAGTTTGCCAACAGAGTCAAGTCAGCCATTGCTCATCAGGGAGGGCTGGTAGATCTGCAGTG ggACGGCGGTCTGAAGAGAGCCAAAGTTAAAGCGGCttttaaagagcagcagcagaaacagtaCAGCAGCATGGTGGTGGGAGAcgacagcaacagcaacagtgacTGA
- the LOC101064356 gene encoding A disintegrin and metalloproteinase with thrombospondin motifs 12: MPCSQQCPLSLLLHFVFLLAAGHEELSAPGRLISLFAEKGHFQPGSDLSIVHPVKTTADGSFISHSVSHRFKGGRFRRDLQPSGLEELVYYKVNYKGRSLTFNLTVNHHLVSSGYVLERRNGGSNRTEHPLSEGNSCHLLGTVEGSDGRGTAAVSTCRGLRGFFSLPEGQYFIEPIQSSPHDATDAPEPHVVYPRVTETHRKKRNVDPGATPGPCGVQDAPIDSVHVEREREEWEREQQRDGGQARPRSQRSVSKERWVESMVVADSKLIDYHGSDNVESYIFTIMNMVAGIFHDASIGNAIHVILVRLILLHGEEKGLKIAHHADTTLSSFCAWQKNLNPQSDTHPAHHDVAVLITRKDICAGMNQPCETLGLSHLSGMCQPHRSCNINEDSGLPVAFTVAHEMGHSFGIHHDGQGNDCELEGRHPFIMSRQLMYDSSPLTWSSCSKEYITRFLDRGWGFCLDDRPSKRDLTTPLARLGVRYTTHHQCQLQYGPNATFCNEVDNVCQILWCSVNGSCRSKLDSPIDGTRCGPEKWCISGECVIVGKLPETVNGGWGQWTTWSHCSRTCGTGVQSAERECNNPKPEFGGKYCTGERKRYRTCNTKPCQKNKPTFREMQCSEFDTVPYNNELYQWIPVSNPLHPCELHCRPSTEYFSEKMLDAVSDGTPCFVNNNSRSICVNGVCKDVGCDYGIDSNAVEDRCGVCLGDGKSCEMVYKSFDEEEGLGYTDVGVIPVGARDIVVKEVEEAGNFLALKSESSEEYFLNGNYIIQWNGEYVAGGTTFYYERSGNMENLTAPGPIKQPVMLQLLFQETNPGLKYEFSVRKTKVTGNEVMQPIYRWRHGAWTDCSTSCGLGEQLQPVRCFEMDVGVVDESMCDPESRPDDRHRKCKTMDCPARWWVGGWQQCSATCGSDGTRKRTVLCVRTVLGEERVLHPVECKHLLKPKPLVPCNRDVACGQDWAVGVWGQCPVTCGGGVRSRTVTCAVAPKKTCDPSTKPRSRSLCALLSCPNSGLQRRPGPLPKYRSIYPPRNQPTRQPPQSTWDPRSAATSATPTTSVTVMKTTAEESTAASYPDTTIFPVSKTTMSEIADIDDAFGIHSRKNDKGVKGFPSKADDSRDEREEEEDGSTPNMAGYTPGYDYVVEDRMTEEEGIIDLDVTTSAPFRIPLQSTPPTSSGSIVRTLQTGSTTMFASKPPTTSTSSHSTAKTWTETTHHYPVTTRPNDPYSQWTRGLPLATTSVLHATQPPSTTARRPFTTAGSPRSTKKIIKVKKPAVTHKKNSSTPHPKKSTSSRLKSQSQEPDIPPGSPATDQTNPMHVSVDIFWVAGNWSECSTTCGIGAIWRTVACSSHNNEDCANIKRPEPARTCNLQPCALWKSGSWSKCPDGCGVVGRRQRDVQCVDSQSQRPLRPFHCQNVSSRPASSLTCPQKPCVTWSISPWGPCSGSCGEGMRERLVYCPAPYRCNTTLRPNSTEACSLKPCTQWQAEDWEECSVSCGGGHQQREVRCVSVQESAVMPNSLCEKISKPETLRKCNTEDCKGKTGPVCRKNTMSSRFCDKLKLLGRCSLRSVQKQCCFTCGL, encoded by the exons ATGCCATGTTCGCAGCAGTGTCCGCTTTCCCTCCTGctccactttgtttttcttctggcGGCCGGCCACGAAGAGCTGTCTGCTCCAGGCCGCCTCATCTCCCTGTTTGCAGAGAAAG GTCACTTCCAGCCAGGGTCAGACCTGTCCATTGTCCACCCAGTGAAAACCACCGCTGATGGAAGCTTCATCTCCCACTCTGTGTCTCACCGCTTCAAGGGTGGGCGTTTCAGGCGTGATCTGCAGCCCTCTGGTTTGGAGGAACTGGTTTACTACAAGGTCAACTACAAGGGTCGCTCTTTAACGTTCAATCTGACAGTAAACCATCACCTGGTTTCAAGTGGCTACGTCCTCGAGAGGAGAAACGGCGGCTCCAACCGGACCGAGCACCCACTCTCTGAAGGGAATTCCTGCCATCTCCTCGGCACAGTGGAAGGCTCAGATGGGCGAGGGACCGCTGCGGTCAGCACTTGTCGAGGGCTG AGGGGCTTCTTCTCCCTGCCGGAGGGACAGTATTTTATTGAACCTATCCAGAGTTCCCCTCATGATGCTACGGATGCTCCAGAGCCACATGTTGTCTATCCAAGGGTCACAGAAACTCACAGAAAAAAGCGGAATGTCGATCCCGGAGCAACTCCCGGCCCTTGTGGAGTTcaag ATGCTCCCATTGACTCTGTACAtgtggagagggagagggaggagtgggagagggagcagcagagggacgGAGGCCAGGCTCGGCCGCGCTCCCAGCGCTCCGTCAGCAAAGAGCGATGGGTGGAGTCCATGGTGGTGGCCGACTCCAAGCTCATCGACTACCACGGCAGCGATAATGTGGAGTCCTACATCTTCACCATCATGAACATG GTGGCTGGAATCTTCCATGACGCCAGCATCGGGAATGCTATCCATGTCATCTTAGTTCGACTCATTTTACTGCACGGTGAAGAG AAAGGGTTGAAGATCGCTCACCATGCAGACACGACTCTGTCCAGTTTCTGCGCTTGGCAAAAAAACCTCAACCCCCAGAGTGACACGCACCCAGCTCACCACGACGTGGCTGTTTTGATTACCAG GAAAGACATCTGTGCTGGGATGAACCAGCCCTGCGAGACTCTGGGTCTGTCCCATCTGTCCGGGATGTGTCAACCTCACCGCAGCTGCAACATCAATGAGGATTCGGGCCTGCCTGTCGCGTTCACCGTTGCTCATGAGATGGGCCACAG CTTTGGGATTCATCACGACGGGCAGGGCAACGACTGCGAGCTGGAGGGGAGGCACCCGTTCATCATGTCCAGGCAGCTCATGTACGACAGCTCCCCCCTCACGTGGTCTTCCTGCTCCAAGGAGTACATCACTCGTTTCCTGGA TCGCGGTTGGGGTTTCTGTCTGGATGATCGTCCTTCCAAGAGGGACCTCACCACACCCCTGGCTCGCCTGGGAGTGCGCTACACCACACACCACCAGTGCCAGCTCCAGTATGGCCCCAATGCCACGTTCTGTAACGAGGTTGAT AATGTTTGCCAAATCCTTTGGTGTTCGGTAAACGGCTCCTGTCGCTCCAAACTGGACTCGCCGATAGATGGCACCCGCTGTGGACCGGAGAAG TGGTGTATCTCAGGGGAATGCGTGATTGTGGGTAAACTCCCAGAGACAGTGAATGGAGGCTGGGGACAGTGGACCACCTGGTCCCACTGCTCCAGGACCTGTGGAACTGGAGTACAGTCAGCAGAGCGAGAATGTAACAACCCCAA ACCGGAGTTTGGAGGCAAGTACTGCACTGGGGAACGGAAGCGTTACAGGACGTGCAACACAAAACCCTGTCAGAAGAATAAGCCAACATTCCGAGAGATGCAGTGCAGCGAGTTCGACACTGTGCCTTATAACAATGAACTGTACCAGTGGATTCCTGTATCAAATCCAC TACACCCTTGCGAGTTGCACTGTCGACCGTCCACTGAGTATTTTTCTGAGAAGATGCTGGACGCTGTGTCAGATGGAACGCCTTGTTTCGTAAACAACAATTCGAGGAGCATCTGTGTTAATGGAGTGTGCAAG GATGTTGGCTGTGACTATGGCATTGACTCAAATGCAGTGGAGGACcgttgtggtgtgtgtttgggtgacGGCAAAAGCTGTGAGATGGTCTACAAGTCATTTGATGAAGAAGAAGGCTTGG gGTACACCGACGTGGGCGTGATACCTGTTGGAGCGCGGGACATCGTGGtgaaggaagtggaggaggcAGGTAACTTCCTGGCTCTGAAGAGCGAGTCATCAGAGGAGTATTTCCTCAATGGCAACTACATCATCCAGTGGAATGGAGAATATGTGGCTGGCGGGACGACGTTCTACTATGAGCGCAGCGGGAACATGGAGAACCTGACAGCTCCAGGACCCATCAAACAGCCAGTCATGCTGCAG TTGCTGTTTCAGGAGACAAACCCTGGTCTAAAGTATGAATTCAGCGTCAGGAAAACCAaagtgacaggaaatgaggtcaTGCAGCCCATTTACAGGTGGAGACATGGGGCATGGACCGACTGCAGCACCTCCTGTGGATTAG gagagcagctgcagccggtACGATGTTTTGAGATGGACGTGGGCGTTGTGGATGAGTCTATGTGTGACCCGGAGAGCCGTCCAGACGACAGACACCGGAAATGCAAGACTATGGACTGTCCTGCAAG GTGGTGGGTCGGTGGTTGGCAGCAGTGTTCGGCCACCTGTGGATCTGATGGGACCCGAAAGCGAACTGTGCTGTGCGTCCGCACCGTGTTAGGGGAGGAACGGGTCCTCCACCCGGTGGAGTGCAAACATCTCCTCAAACCCAAACCCTTAGTGCCGTGCAACAGAGATGTTGCCTGTGGGCAGGACTGGGCTGTTGGTGTCTGGGGACAG TGTCCAGTCACGTGCGGAGGAGGCGTTCGCTCCCGTACAGTGACGTGTGCCGTAGCGCCCAAGAAAACCTGCGATCCATCGACTAAACCCCGATCCAGGTCACTGTGCGCTTTACTAAGCTGCCCGAACTCAGGGCTTCAGCGACGGCCGGGACCGCTTCCTAAATACCGTAGCATCTATCCGCCCAGGAACCAGCCCACTCGGCAACCCCCTCAATCCACCTGGGATCCCAGGAGTGCCGCAACATCAGCAACTCCCACAACTTCTGTCACAGTGATGAAGACCACAGCCGAAGAAAGTACGGCTGCATCTTACCCCGATACCACGATCTTTCCGGTCTCTAAAACCACGATGTCCGAAATCGCAGACATAGACGACGCGTTCGGCATTCATTCAAGGAAAAATGACAAGGGGGTAAAAGGTTTCCCGTCCAAAGCCGACGACAGCAGAGacgagagggaggaagaagaggacggaAGCACGCCAAATATGGCCGGGTACACCCCAGGATATGATTATGTTGTTGAAGACAGgatgacggaggaggaggggattaTCGACCTGGATGTTACCACGTCTGCGCCATTCAGAATTCCTCTTCAATCAACCCCACCAACATCATCTGGATCTATCGTGCGCACTCTACAGACAGGTTCAACTACCATGTTCGCGTCCAAACCACCCAcgacctccacctcctcacacagcaCTGCCAAAACATGGACAGAGACCACTCACCACTACCCTGTCACCACCCGTCCCAACGACCCATACAGCCAGTGGACACGCGGGCTTCCCCTCGCCACCACCTCCGTCTTACACGCCACACAACCTCCGTCTACAACTGCAAGGAGACCCTTCACCACTGCAGGGTCACCACGTTCCACCAAGAAGATTATTAAAGTAAAAAAACCTGCTGtcacacacaagaaaaacagcTCGACCCCTCACCCTAAAAAGTCCACTTCCAGTCGCCTCAAGAGCCAAAGCCAGGAGCCAGACATCCCACCGGGCAGCCCCGCCACTGACCAGACCAACCCGATGCATGTCAGCGTGGACATTTTCTGGGTTGCAGGAAACTGGAGTGAG TGTTCGACAACATGTGGGATTGGAGCGATATGGAGGACGGTGGCGTGCAGCTCCCATAACAACGAGGACTGCGCCAACATTAAGAGGCCCGAACCTGCGCGCACGTGTAACCTGCAGCCGTGTGCCCTCTGGAAAAGTGGCAGCTGGAGCAAG TGTCCTGACGGCTGTGGGGTGGTAGGAAGGAGACAACGTGATGTCCAGTGTGTCGATTCTCAGAGTCAACGCCCTCTCAGACCGTTTCACTGTCAAAATGTGTCCAGCAGGCCTGCCAGCTCACTGACATGCCCACAAAAGCCCTGTGTGACCTGGAGTATATCACCATGGGGTCCA TGCTCTGGCAGTTGTGGCGAAGGCATGCGGGAGCGGCTGGTGTACTGTCCAGCACCTTATCGCTGCAACACCACCCTGAGGCCAAACAGCACGGAGGCCTGCAGCCTGAAGCCCTGCACCCAGTGGCAGGCCGAGGACTGGGAGGAG TGCTCTGTGAGCTGTGGCGGCGGTCACCAGCAGCGGGAAGTCAGGTGTGTCAGCGTGCAGGAATCTGCTGTAATGCCAAACAGCCTCTGTGAGAAGATTTCCAAACCAGAAACACTGAGAAAGTGCAACACCGAGGACTGCAAGGGGAAGACAG GTCCCGTTTGTAGGAAAAACACCATGTCCTCTCGCTTCTGCGACAAGTTAAAGCTGTTGGGTCGCTGCTCTCTCAGGTCGGTCCAGAAACAGTGTTGCTTCACCTGTGGGTTGTAG